One Thiohalomonas denitrificans DNA window includes the following coding sequences:
- a CDS encoding VOC family protein, which translates to MIAHTTLHVSDYTKSKAFYVQALAPLGYQNNMEYGEAAGFNDGKNTDFWIESEDTVVPTHLAFEAHSRKEVEEFYKAALNAGATDNGGPGYRDYWPGYYAAFVYDPDGHNIEAVWYDYEKVS; encoded by the coding sequence ATGATCGCACACACCACGTTACACGTGAGCGACTACACGAAGTCAAAAGCTTTCTACGTGCAGGCTCTCGCACCGCTCGGTTATCAGAACAACATGGAATATGGCGAAGCGGCCGGTTTCAACGACGGCAAGAATACCGACTTCTGGATTGAGAGCGAGGATACCGTCGTGCCGACTCACCTCGCTTTCGAGGCACACAGTCGAAAAGAGGTCGAGGAGTTCTACAAGGCGGCGCTGAATGCTGGCGCAACGGATAACGGTGGTCCCGGCTACCGTGACTACTGGCCGGGCTACTATGCCGCATTTGTCTATGACCCTGACGGCCATAATATCGAGGCCGTCTGGTACGACTACGAAAAAGTTAGCTAA
- a CDS encoding nuclear transport factor 2 family protein, with the protein MEDFTDESVLITNDDTYRGLDQIRGFFKTMIENLPEGFEDAVVMRRQEVQGELAFLLWDAKPWYPFCADTLVVRNGKILYHTFATQAP; encoded by the coding sequence ATGGAAGACTTCACCGACGAATCGGTTCTCATTACAAACGATGATACATATCGTGGTCTCGACCAAATTCGGGGGTTCTTCAAGACGATGATCGAGAATCTTCCAGAGGGGTTCGAGGATGCCGTTGTCATGCGACGTCAGGAAGTTCAGGGTGAACTCGCGTTTCTCCTCTGGGACGCGAAACCCTGGTATCCGTTCTGCGCGGATACGCTGGTGGTCCGCAACGGCAAGATTCTGTATCACACGTTTGCCACGCAGGCTCCATAG
- a CDS encoding nucleotidyltransferase family protein — protein sequence MKRQRALQLLSCSKPELQARFGVTRLALFGSTARDTAGRESDVDVLVDFDGPATSDRYFGVQFYLEDLLGCPVDLVTEKALRPELRPYIEQERVNV from the coding sequence ATGAAACGACAGCGCGCCCTTCAACTGCTTTCTTGCAGCAAGCCGGAATTGCAGGCCCGCTTCGGCGTTACCCGGCTGGCCCTTTTTGGCTCAACGGCGCGCGATACAGCGGGCAGAGAAAGCGATGTGGACGTCCTGGTGGACTTCGACGGGCCCGCCACGTCCGACCGCTATTTCGGAGTGCAGTTTTACTTAGAAGACCTGCTCGGCTGCCCCGTAGACCTGGTCACTGAAAAGGCACTACGTCCGGAATTACGCCCGTATATCGAACAGGAACGGGTTAATGTCTGA
- a CDS encoding YsnF/AvaK domain-containing protein gives MDVVDKDGIHGRVVANGPPTNGEEQWIVEVEDRSLLVPVHALEPRGDEYFLPVRFADIETAGEGSTITVPVMEERLRVEKRPYEERVTVEKWVESHDEWVDLPTEGEEIAIERVAVNQEVDTPVDAHYDGETLVIPLFEEVVVTEKRLVLREEVRITKHRSQRSRPEKVTLRREEVAVKRDKQQPH, from the coding sequence ATGGACGTTGTCGACAAGGACGGTATTCACGGACGCGTGGTGGCGAACGGGCCGCCGACCAATGGCGAAGAGCAATGGATTGTCGAGGTGGAGGACCGGAGCCTGTTGGTGCCCGTGCATGCCTTGGAGCCTCGCGGCGATGAATACTTCCTGCCGGTCCGTTTTGCTGACATCGAAACCGCTGGGGAGGGCAGTACGATCACCGTGCCTGTGATGGAAGAGCGCTTGCGGGTGGAAAAACGCCCGTACGAGGAGCGGGTGACGGTGGAGAAGTGGGTGGAATCCCATGATGAGTGGGTCGATCTGCCGACAGAAGGCGAAGAGATAGCAATCGAGCGCGTCGCAGTGAACCAGGAGGTGGATACGCCTGTCGATGCGCACTATGACGGGGAAACGCTGGTCATCCCACTGTTCGAGGAGGTGGTGGTAACCGAGAAACGACTGGTGCTTCGGGAGGAGGTGCGGATCACCAAGCACCGGAGTCAGCGCAGCAGGCCCGAGAAGGTCACGTTGCGCAGAGAGGAGGTTGCGGTGAAACGGGATAAGCAGCAACCGCATTGA
- a CDS encoding RT0821/Lpp0805 family surface protein, which produces MKTSVLFMLVLSGVLFLPGYAVAEPWKDESGHGYSDGPPPWAPAHGYRRKHEGSRDHRYGEERPVAEIRVSNGDIAIEGSTCNREAAGAVFGGILGGIVGNQVGRNEGNQELGTVAGAITGFAVGKSLGRSMDRKDASCTAHALDSARDGQTVSWRNPDSGVDFRLTPIETFQSDGLLCRRYHTKVISSDDQAEGRSKACRTQDGTWRFGQKTST; this is translated from the coding sequence ATGAAAACGAGCGTTCTCTTCATGCTGGTGCTGAGCGGCGTTCTATTTCTACCCGGCTACGCGGTAGCGGAGCCCTGGAAAGATGAATCTGGCCATGGTTACAGCGACGGACCACCGCCCTGGGCGCCGGCCCACGGGTACCGTCGCAAGCATGAGGGTTCGCGTGACCATCGATACGGGGAGGAGAGACCGGTGGCGGAGATACGGGTCTCGAACGGAGATATCGCGATCGAGGGCAGCACCTGCAACCGTGAAGCCGCCGGAGCGGTCTTTGGCGGCATTCTTGGTGGCATCGTCGGCAATCAGGTCGGCCGCAACGAAGGCAACCAGGAACTGGGGACGGTTGCGGGCGCGATTACCGGGTTCGCTGTTGGCAAAAGCCTCGGCCGCAGCATGGATAGGAAAGATGCCAGCTGTACCGCGCACGCCCTGGACAGCGCACGCGACGGCCAGACGGTGAGCTGGCGCAATCCGGACTCCGGGGTCGATTTCCGCCTGACGCCGATCGAGACCTTCCAATCCGATGGTCTTCTGTGTCGGCGCTACCATACGAAGGTGATCAGTAGTGATGATCAGGCAGAGGGACGCTCGAAGGCGTGTCGCACGCAGGATGGCACCTGGCGATTCGGGCAGAAGACGTCCACCTGA
- a CDS encoding YsnF/AvaK domain-containing protein — protein MTAKTLLGLFKSKAKADSATQDLMHEGFSARDIEVRDHREFTKEPGPEESGLHAFLREMGLIGGDGEHAYKEGDYLVKVDADDTQVDRAADILNRHGALDVDQRAAAYKKEGKEAPEKLESIEEELKIGTRPVSRGGVRIYTRPTERNVQESVSLHEEDIHVERHPTDRPAREKDTGAFKEQSFEVRAKGEEPVVGKEARVKEEVEISKEEKERKEVVHETLRGTKVEVEKLGPEAEASFRNVETEFQDDYNKAYSGTGADYQDVLPAYRYGYRVGHDPYYRDGDWGNVEPKVRKDWEDHNYPEWDFYKPAVHRGWESGIRH, from the coding sequence ATGACGGCAAAAACACTTTTAGGCCTGTTTAAATCAAAGGCGAAAGCCGATAGCGCGACTCAGGACCTCATGCATGAGGGCTTCTCTGCCCGCGATATCGAGGTACGGGACCACCGTGAATTCACCAAGGAGCCAGGACCCGAAGAGAGCGGTTTGCACGCGTTTCTGCGGGAGATGGGGCTGATCGGGGGTGACGGTGAGCACGCCTATAAGGAAGGCGATTACCTGGTGAAGGTCGATGCCGATGACACCCAGGTCGATCGCGCGGCCGATATACTCAATCGCCACGGTGCCCTGGATGTCGACCAGCGGGCCGCTGCTTACAAGAAGGAAGGGAAGGAGGCGCCGGAAAAACTCGAAAGCATCGAGGAGGAACTCAAGATCGGTACGCGACCGGTCTCCCGTGGTGGGGTCCGTATCTATACCCGTCCCACCGAGCGCAATGTGCAGGAGTCGGTGTCTCTACACGAAGAGGATATACACGTAGAGCGCCATCCGACCGACCGACCGGCGCGTGAAAAGGACACGGGGGCCTTCAAGGAGCAATCCTTTGAGGTGCGTGCCAAGGGAGAAGAGCCCGTGGTGGGCAAAGAGGCTCGTGTCAAAGAGGAGGTTGAGATCTCGAAAGAGGAAAAAGAGCGGAAGGAGGTTGTCCACGAGACGCTTCGCGGGACGAAGGTGGAGGTCGAGAAGCTGGGTCCCGAAGCAGAGGCCTCATTTCGGAATGTCGAGACGGAATTCCAAGACGACTACAACAAGGCGTATTCCGGCACCGGCGCCGATTATCAAGATGTGCTGCCGGCCTACCGTTACGGCTATCGAGTGGGTCATGATCCCTACTACCGTGATGGTGACTGGGGAAACGTAGAGCCGAAGGTGAGAAAGGACTGGGAGGACCACAACTACCCTGAATGGGACTTCTACAAGCCGGCGGTGCATCGCGGCTGGGAAAGCGGCATTCGCCATTAA
- the rsgA gene encoding ribosome small subunit-dependent GTPase A: MSIDFTALQPLGWSNAFSTQLSLEQMDSSRAARVTGVERGSYLVDAGSEPFAATLASRFRHTHTAPEDLPTVGDWVLLELESPLIVDRLKRRSLIARRMAGGTESQPIAANIDLMVIVSGLDGEFNLHRIERYLVIAAQAEVMPLVLLTKADCVDEPESFVAMVQSRMEDGEVLAVNTLSDPLSQRLAHFLAPGTTLVVVGSSGVGKSTLVNNLAGVSLQATRSIRKDSKGRHTTTSRTLIRLPGGACIIDVPGMREVGLAPVDGAVARQFRTIGELAEYCRFADCSHEDEPGCAVRQAVDRGEIDPDEWDHYLKLKAEERHNVADHQRRRRERVFGKMVREVMDIKRRTGRR, from the coding sequence ATGTCTATCGATTTCACTGCGCTTCAGCCGCTGGGTTGGAGCAATGCCTTTTCCACTCAGCTCTCGCTGGAACAAATGGACAGCTCCCGTGCCGCGCGGGTTACCGGCGTGGAGCGGGGCAGCTACCTGGTCGATGCCGGCTCGGAGCCCTTTGCGGCTACTCTCGCCAGTCGCTTTCGCCACACACACACCGCACCCGAGGATTTGCCGACCGTCGGTGACTGGGTCCTGCTGGAACTCGAGTCGCCGCTGATAGTGGACCGGCTCAAGCGTCGGAGCCTGATCGCGCGACGGATGGCGGGTGGAACCGAAAGTCAGCCCATCGCGGCCAACATCGATCTGATGGTGATCGTCAGCGGGCTGGATGGCGAGTTCAATCTGCATCGTATCGAGCGCTACCTGGTGATCGCCGCACAGGCCGAGGTCATGCCGCTGGTGCTCCTGACCAAGGCCGACTGTGTCGACGAGCCGGAATCCTTCGTCGCGATGGTTCAAAGCCGCATGGAAGATGGCGAGGTGCTTGCGGTGAATACACTCTCCGACCCGCTGTCGCAGCGTCTCGCTCACTTTCTGGCACCCGGAACCACCCTGGTGGTGGTCGGCTCCTCCGGCGTAGGCAAGTCAACACTGGTCAACAATCTCGCAGGTGTTTCGCTCCAGGCCACCAGGAGCATACGCAAGGATTCGAAGGGCCGGCATACCACCACCTCACGCACGCTGATCCGGCTACCCGGCGGGGCCTGCATCATCGACGTACCGGGAATGCGTGAGGTGGGGTTGGCTCCGGTGGACGGCGCGGTTGCCCGACAGTTTCGGACCATTGGGGAATTGGCTGAGTACTGCCGGTTCGCCGATTGCAGCCACGAGGATGAGCCCGGTTGTGCGGTGCGACAGGCAGTGGACCGGGGTGAAATCGATCCTGATGAGTGGGACCACTACCTGAAGCTGAAGGCCGAGGAACGTCACAACGTCGCCGACCATCAACGCCGACGCCGGGAACGCGTGTTCGGCAAGATGGTCCGCGAGGTGATGGATATTAAACGCAGGACCGGGCGACGGTAG
- a CDS encoding HepT-like ribonuclease domain-containing protein, with amino-acid sequence MSETSKREWSFYLDDMIAFSEKVLAYSNGLDQKSFIATGLNYDATLRNLELIGEAATHIPNEIRSAHPEIPWRMIIATRNRLIHGYLGIDDDTVWSIVQDDIPPLLARLKLFRERRGKRQ; translated from the coding sequence ATGTCTGAAACATCGAAGCGCGAGTGGTCTTTTTACCTCGACGATATGATCGCCTTCTCAGAGAAGGTGCTCGCCTATAGCAACGGTCTCGACCAAAAAAGCTTCATCGCCACTGGTCTCAATTACGATGCCACTTTGCGCAATCTCGAACTGATTGGCGAAGCTGCGACCCATATACCGAACGAGATCCGCTCCGCTCACCCGGAGATCCCATGGCGGATGATTATCGCCACCCGAAACCGCTTGATTCACGGCTACCTCGGCATAGACGACGATACGGTCTGGAGCATCGTTCAGGACGACATCCCACCCCTGCTGGCCCGGCTAAAGTTGTTCCGGGAGCGCCGCGGCAAACGACAATAA